A single genomic interval of Mycolicibacterium sp. MU0053 harbors:
- the sufC gene encoding Fe-S cluster assembly ATPase SufC, producing the protein MTTLEIKDLHVSVTAPDQGDIPILKGVDLTVRSGETHAVMGPNGSGKSTLSYAVAGHPKYTVTSGSITFDGQDVLEMSIDERARAGLFLAMQYPIEVPGVSMSNFLRTAVTAVRGEAPKLRNWIKEVKQAMQALDIDAAFNERSVNEGFSGGEKKRFEILQLGLLKPKIAILDETDSGLDVDALRVVSDGVNSYAKETNAGVLLITHYTRILRYIQPQFVHVFVDGRIVESGGPELANELEENGYERFTQAAAAGA; encoded by the coding sequence ATGACCACATTGGAAATCAAGGACCTGCACGTCTCCGTCACCGCGCCCGACCAGGGTGACATCCCGATCCTCAAGGGGGTCGACCTGACCGTGCGCTCGGGCGAGACCCATGCGGTGATGGGCCCCAACGGCTCCGGGAAGTCGACCCTGTCCTACGCGGTCGCCGGCCACCCCAAGTACACCGTCACCTCGGGTTCGATCACCTTCGACGGCCAGGACGTGCTGGAGATGAGCATCGACGAAAGAGCCCGTGCGGGCCTCTTTCTCGCCATGCAGTACCCGATCGAGGTGCCCGGCGTGTCGATGTCGAACTTCCTGCGCACCGCCGTCACCGCGGTCCGCGGCGAGGCGCCGAAGCTGCGGAACTGGATCAAAGAGGTCAAGCAGGCCATGCAGGCCCTCGACATCGACGCGGCGTTCAACGAGCGCAGCGTCAACGAGGGTTTCTCCGGCGGTGAGAAGAAGCGCTTCGAGATCCTGCAACTGGGGCTGCTCAAGCCCAAGATCGCCATCCTCGACGAGACCGACTCCGGTCTGGACGTCGACGCGCTGCGGGTGGTCAGCGACGGGGTCAACAGCTACGCCAAGGAGACCAACGCCGGCGTCCTGCTGATCACCCACTACACCCGGATCCTGCGCTACATCCAGCCGCAGTTCGTGCACGTGTTCGTCGACGGACGCATCGTCGAATCCGGCGGGCCCGAGCTGGCCAACGAACTCGAAGAGAATGGCTACGAGCGCTTCACGCAGGCCGCCGCAGCCGGGGCTTAG
- a CDS encoding metal-sulfur cluster assembly factor, translating into MSETTSDDVVADLHEAMHDVVDPELGINVVDLGLVYGLNVEEGETGPVALIDMTLTSPACPLTDVIEDQSRQALVGSGLVNEIKINWVWNPPWGPDKITDDGREQLRALGFTV; encoded by the coding sequence ATGAGTGAAACCACCAGTGACGATGTGGTTGCCGACCTGCATGAGGCCATGCACGACGTGGTGGACCCCGAACTGGGCATCAACGTCGTCGACCTCGGCCTGGTCTACGGGCTCAACGTGGAGGAGGGCGAAACCGGGCCGGTCGCACTGATCGACATGACGCTGACCTCGCCGGCGTGCCCGCTGACCGACGTCATCGAGGATCAGTCGCGGCAGGCGTTGGTGGGCTCCGGGCTGGTCAACGAGATCAAGATCAACTGGGTCTGGAACCCGCCGTGGGGACCGGACAAGATCACCGACGACGGCCGCGAGCAGTTGCGCGCCCTCGGCTTCACCGTTTGA
- the sufB gene encoding Fe-S cluster assembly protein SufB, protein MTLTPDVGHAPEALTQEETIASLGNYDYGWADSDAAGAAAQRGLSEAVVRDISAKKNEPEWMLDIRLKALRTFEKKPMPKWGSELDGIHFDNIKYFVRSSEKQAATWDDLPEDIKNTYDRLGIPEAEKQRLVSGVAAQYESEVVYHSIREDLEAQGVLFLDTDTALREQPEIFKKYFGTVIPAGDNKFSALNTAVWSGGSFIYVPPGVHVDIPLQAYFRINTENMGQFERTLIIVDEGAYVHYVEGCTAPIYKSDSLHSAVVEIIVKPGGRCRYTTIQNWSNNVYNLVTKRARAEAGATMEWVDGNIGSKVTMKYPAVWMTGEHAKGEVLSVAFAGEGQHQDTGAKMLHLAPNTSSNIVSKSVARGGGRASYRGLVQINKGAYGSRSSVKCDALLVDNISRSDTYPYVDIREDDVTMGHEATVSKVSEDQLFYLMSRGLTEDEAMAMVVRGFVEPIAKELPMEYALELNRLIELQMEGAVG, encoded by the coding sequence ATGACACTCACACCGGACGTCGGGCACGCCCCCGAGGCCTTGACCCAAGAGGAAACGATCGCCTCGCTGGGTAACTACGACTACGGCTGGGCCGACTCCGACGCCGCGGGTGCCGCCGCCCAGCGCGGACTTTCCGAGGCAGTGGTGCGTGACATCTCGGCGAAGAAGAACGAGCCCGAGTGGATGCTCGACATCAGGCTGAAGGCGCTGCGCACCTTCGAGAAGAAGCCGATGCCCAAGTGGGGGTCCGAGCTCGACGGCATCCACTTCGACAACATCAAGTACTTCGTGCGCTCGAGCGAGAAGCAGGCCGCCACGTGGGACGACCTGCCCGAGGACATCAAGAACACCTATGACCGGCTCGGCATCCCCGAGGCCGAGAAGCAGCGGTTGGTCTCCGGTGTCGCCGCGCAGTACGAGTCCGAGGTCGTCTACCACTCGATCCGCGAGGATCTCGAGGCCCAGGGCGTCCTCTTCCTGGACACCGACACCGCCCTGCGCGAGCAGCCGGAGATCTTCAAGAAGTACTTCGGGACCGTGATTCCGGCCGGTGACAACAAGTTCTCCGCGCTCAACACCGCGGTGTGGTCCGGCGGTTCCTTCATCTACGTGCCGCCGGGTGTGCACGTCGACATCCCGCTGCAGGCCTACTTCCGGATCAACACCGAGAACATGGGTCAGTTCGAACGCACGCTGATCATCGTCGACGAGGGTGCCTACGTGCATTACGTCGAGGGCTGCACCGCACCGATCTACAAGAGCGACTCGCTGCACAGCGCCGTCGTGGAGATCATCGTCAAGCCCGGTGGCCGGTGCCGCTACACGACCATCCAGAACTGGTCGAACAACGTCTACAACCTGGTCACCAAGCGCGCCCGCGCGGAGGCCGGCGCCACCATGGAGTGGGTCGACGGCAACATCGGCTCCAAGGTCACCATGAAGTATCCGGCGGTCTGGATGACCGGCGAGCACGCCAAGGGTGAGGTGCTCTCGGTGGCGTTCGCCGGCGAGGGCCAGCATCAGGACACCGGTGCCAAGATGCTGCACCTGGCGCCGAACACGTCGTCGAACATCGTGTCGAAGTCGGTGGCGCGCGGCGGTGGCCGAGCGTCCTACCGCGGGCTGGTGCAGATCAACAAGGGTGCCTACGGCTCGCGCTCCAGCGTGAAATGCGATGCGCTGCTGGTCGACAACATCAGCCGGTCGGACACCTATCCGTATGTCGACATCCGCGAGGACGACGTCACGATGGGCCATGAGGCCACGGTGTCGAAGGTCAGCGAGGATCAGTTGTTCTACCTGATGAGTCGCGGCCTGACCGAGGACGAGGCCATGGCGATGGTGGTCCGCGGCTTCGTGGAACCGATCGCCAAGGAGCTCCCGATGGAATATGCGCTGGAGCTCAACAGGCTGATCGAGCTGCAGATGGAAGGCGCGGTCGGCTAG
- the sufU gene encoding Fe-S cluster assembly sulfur transfer protein SufU, which translates to MRMEQMYQEVILDHYKHPHHRGLREPFAAEVYHVNPTCGDEVRLRVALSEDGETVTDVSYDGQGCSISQAATSVLTDQVIGQTVGDALKTVASFTEMISSRGNVVGDEDVIGDGIAFAGVAKYPARVKCALLGWMAFKDAVTQASEERS; encoded by the coding sequence ATGCGAATGGAACAGATGTACCAGGAAGTCATCCTGGACCACTACAAACACCCGCACCACCGCGGCCTACGCGAACCGTTCGCGGCCGAGGTCTACCACGTGAACCCGACCTGCGGTGACGAGGTGCGCTTGCGCGTCGCGCTGTCCGAGGACGGGGAGACCGTGACCGACGTGTCCTACGACGGCCAGGGGTGTTCGATCAGCCAGGCCGCGACTTCGGTGCTGACCGATCAGGTGATCGGGCAGACTGTGGGGGACGCCTTGAAGACGGTGGCCTCGTTCACGGAGATGATTTCCTCGCGGGGCAACGTTGTAGGCGACGAGGATGTAATAGGTGATGGCATCGCGTTCGCGGGTGTGGCCAAGTACCCGGCGCGCGTGAAGTGCGCGCTGCTGGGCTGGATGGCCTTCAAGGATGCTGTGACACAAGCGAGCGAGGAGAGATCATGA
- the sufD gene encoding Fe-S cluster assembly protein SufD, protein MTGINLTEAAEGIVKNKGEQFASFDVDAFEVPGGRDELWRFTPLKRLRGLHDGSAVPTGTAAITVAEQPGVTVETVQRGDDRLGDGGVPGDRVAAQAFSSFESATIVSVARDTEVAEPIEIDISGPGVDKVAYGHLQIRVAELSRATVVVDLRGSGVYADNVEIIVGDSAGLGVIWIADWADDTVHVSAHHATLGKDAVLGHVNVTLGGDVVRTSATVRYTGPGGDAKLLGTYFADDGQHFESRLLVDHSQPNCKSDVLYKGAVQGDPDSKKPDAHAVWIGDVLIRAEATGTNTFEINRNLLLTDGARADSVPNLEIETGEIVGAGHASATGRFDDEQLFYLRARGIPEDQARRLVVRGFFAEIIAKIAVPEVRERLTEAIEKELEITESRTPQP, encoded by the coding sequence GTGACTGGAATCAATCTGACCGAGGCTGCCGAAGGGATCGTCAAGAACAAGGGGGAGCAGTTCGCCTCGTTCGACGTCGATGCCTTTGAGGTGCCCGGTGGCCGCGACGAACTGTGGCGCTTCACCCCCCTGAAACGACTGCGCGGATTGCACGACGGTTCGGCGGTGCCCACCGGCACCGCCGCCATCACCGTCGCGGAGCAGCCCGGCGTCACGGTGGAAACCGTGCAGCGCGGCGACGACCGGTTGGGTGACGGCGGCGTACCCGGCGATCGTGTTGCCGCCCAGGCGTTCTCGTCGTTCGAATCGGCCACGATCGTGTCGGTCGCGCGCGATACCGAAGTCGCCGAGCCGATCGAGATCGACATCAGCGGACCCGGCGTCGACAAGGTGGCCTACGGCCATCTGCAGATCCGGGTGGCGGAGTTGTCCCGGGCGACCGTGGTGGTCGACCTGCGCGGCAGCGGCGTCTACGCCGACAACGTCGAGATCATCGTCGGCGACTCGGCCGGTCTCGGAGTGATCTGGATCGCCGACTGGGCCGATGACACGGTGCACGTCAGCGCCCACCACGCGACGCTCGGCAAGGACGCGGTGCTCGGGCACGTCAACGTCACCCTCGGTGGGGACGTGGTGCGGACCTCGGCAACGGTGCGCTACACCGGGCCCGGTGGCGATGCGAAACTGCTGGGCACCTACTTCGCCGACGACGGGCAGCACTTCGAATCTCGGTTGCTGGTCGACCATTCCCAGCCCAACTGCAAATCGGATGTGCTCTACAAGGGCGCGGTGCAGGGCGATCCGGACTCGAAGAAGCCCGATGCGCACGCGGTGTGGATCGGCGACGTGCTGATCCGTGCCGAGGCCACCGGCACCAACACCTTCGAGATCAACCGCAACCTGCTGCTGACCGACGGCGCCCGCGCCGACTCGGTGCCCAACCTGGAGATCGAGACCGGCGAGATCGTCGGCGCCGGACACGCCAGCGCCACCGGACGTTTCGACGATGAGCAGCTGTTCTACCTGCGGGCCCGCGGTATTCCCGAGGATCAAGCCCGTCGTCTGGTCGTCCGCGGCTTCTTCGCCGAGATCATCGCCAAGATCGCCGTACCCGAGGTGCGTGAGCGACTGACCGAAGCCATTGAAAAAGAACTAGAGATCACGGAATCGAGAACCCCCCAGCCATGA
- a CDS encoding SufS family cysteine desulfurase, translated as MTASVGLDAATLAGIRADFPILSRVMRSGNQLAYLDSGATSQKPLQVLDAEREFLLTSNGAVHRGAHQLMEESTDAYEQGRDDIAAFVGADANELVFTKNATEALNLVSYAVGDSRFDRALGPGDVIVITEAEHHANLIPWQELARRTGAELAWYSVVPDGPDAGRLDLDSLQLDERVKVVAFTHHSNVTGAISPVAELVRRARAVGALTVLDACQSVPQQPVDFQALEVDFAAFSGHKMLGPTGIGVLYGRGELLNALPPFLTGGSMIETVTMEHTTYAAAPQRFEAGTPMTSQVVGLAAAARYLRALGMDTVEAHERELVAAALDGLAGVPGVRIIGPTTLVDRSSPVSFVVDSVHAHDVGQVLDDEGVAVRVGHHCAWPLHRKFGIAATARASFAVYNTLDEVDRLIAGVRRAVEFFGGR; from the coding sequence ATGACCGCCTCCGTGGGGCTCGACGCGGCGACGCTGGCCGGAATCAGGGCCGACTTCCCGATCCTGAGCCGGGTGATGCGCAGCGGTAATCAGTTGGCGTATCTGGATTCCGGCGCCACCTCGCAGAAGCCGCTGCAAGTGCTCGACGCCGAACGTGAGTTCCTGCTCACCTCCAACGGCGCGGTGCACCGCGGCGCGCACCAGTTGATGGAGGAATCCACCGACGCCTACGAGCAGGGCCGCGACGACATCGCGGCGTTCGTGGGTGCCGACGCGAACGAGTTGGTGTTCACCAAGAACGCCACCGAGGCGCTCAACCTGGTGTCGTACGCGGTGGGCGACAGCCGGTTCGACCGGGCGCTGGGTCCCGGCGACGTCATCGTGATCACCGAGGCCGAACACCACGCGAACCTGATCCCATGGCAGGAGTTGGCGCGTCGCACGGGTGCCGAGTTGGCCTGGTATTCGGTGGTTCCCGACGGGCCCGACGCGGGTCGGCTCGACCTGGACTCGCTGCAACTCGACGAGCGGGTGAAGGTCGTGGCGTTCACGCACCACTCGAATGTCACCGGCGCGATCAGCCCGGTGGCCGAACTGGTGCGCCGGGCCCGGGCCGTCGGCGCGCTGACGGTGCTCGACGCGTGCCAGTCGGTGCCGCAGCAGCCGGTCGACTTCCAGGCCCTCGAGGTCGACTTCGCGGCGTTCTCGGGGCACAAGATGCTGGGTCCGACCGGCATCGGTGTGCTGTATGGCCGCGGCGAGTTGCTGAACGCGCTGCCACCGTTTCTGACCGGCGGCTCGATGATCGAAACCGTCACCATGGAGCACACCACCTACGCGGCGGCGCCGCAGCGCTTCGAAGCCGGCACGCCGATGACTTCGCAGGTGGTGGGCTTGGCGGCCGCGGCGCGGTATCTGCGGGCGTTGGGCATGGACACCGTGGAGGCGCACGAGCGTGAGCTCGTGGCGGCCGCGCTGGATGGCTTGGCCGGGGTGCCGGGGGTGCGCATCATCGGACCCACCACGCTGGTCGACCGCAGCTCACCGGTGAGTTTCGTGGTGGATTCGGTGCACGCCCACGACGTCGGCCAGGTGCTCGACGACGAGGGCGTGGCCGTGCGGGTCGGACATCATTGCGCATGGCCGTTGCACCGCAAGTTCGGGATCGCGGCCACCGCGCGGGCCTCGTTCGCGGTGTACAACACACTCGACGAGGTCGACCGCCTGATCGCCGGGGTGCGTCGGGCCGTGGAGTTCTTCGGCGGCCGCTGA
- the mptB gene encoding polyprenol phosphomannose-dependent alpha 1,6 mannosyltransferase MptB: MAARLRSLSTSIAGWHGDERTVGTPLGDAELVALRRTRLFGATGTILMAIGALGAGARPVMQDPTFGVRLLNLPSRIQTVSLTMTTTGAVMMALAWLMLGRFALGKRRMTRGQLDRTLLLWIAPLLMAPPMYSKDVYSYLAQSQIAHNGQDPYRVGPAPGLGLDHVFTLSVPSLWRETPAPYGPLFLWIGSGISELTGENIVAAVLCHRLLVLLGVALIVWATPRLARRCGVAEVSALWLGAANPLLVMHLVAGIHNEALMLGLMLAGAEFALRGIDSARRLVPRPLLPLTTQRWAPAAMLILGAVLITLSSQVKLPSLLALGFVAMALGRRWGSTIRAFFLASGLLGVLSLAVMALIGWASGLGFGWLSTLGTANVVRSWMSPPTLLALGTGQVGILLGLGDHTTAILSLTRSIGVGIIMVVVTWLLLAVFRGRLHPVGGLGVALGATVLLFPVVQPWYLLWAIIPLAAWATRPGFRIAAIGGTLIVGIFGPTANGDRFALFQIIDATLASTVIVALMIALTYHRLPWRALTERDADPAPVNSRNGPPDAYAESP, encoded by the coding sequence GTGGCAGCCCGCCTTCGTTCGCTCAGCACGTCGATTGCCGGTTGGCACGGCGACGAGCGCACCGTCGGCACACCGCTCGGCGACGCCGAACTCGTGGCGCTGCGCCGGACCCGACTGTTCGGGGCCACCGGCACCATCCTGATGGCCATCGGCGCGCTCGGCGCCGGCGCCCGCCCGGTGATGCAGGACCCCACCTTCGGGGTGCGGTTGCTGAACCTGCCCTCCCGAATCCAGACGGTCTCCCTCACCATGACCACCACCGGGGCCGTGATGATGGCCCTGGCCTGGCTGATGCTGGGCCGGTTCGCGCTGGGCAAGCGCCGCATGACGCGCGGTCAGCTCGACCGCACGCTGCTGCTGTGGATCGCGCCGCTGCTGATGGCACCCCCGATGTACAGCAAGGACGTCTACTCGTACCTGGCGCAGAGCCAGATCGCGCACAACGGTCAGGACCCCTACCGGGTGGGTCCCGCCCCCGGCCTGGGCCTCGACCACGTGTTCACGCTGTCGGTGCCCAGCCTGTGGCGCGAAACCCCCGCGCCGTACGGTCCGTTGTTCCTCTGGATCGGCTCGGGCATCTCGGAGCTGACCGGCGAGAACATCGTCGCCGCGGTGCTCTGCCATCGACTGCTGGTGTTGCTGGGCGTCGCGCTCATCGTATGGGCCACCCCGCGGCTGGCCCGCCGTTGCGGGGTCGCCGAGGTCAGCGCGCTGTGGCTCGGCGCGGCCAACCCGCTGCTGGTCATGCACCTGGTGGCCGGGATCCACAACGAGGCCCTGATGCTCGGCCTGATGCTGGCCGGCGCGGAGTTCGCGCTGCGCGGCATCGATTCGGCTCGCCGGCTGGTCCCCCGACCACTGTTACCGCTGACCACGCAGCGGTGGGCACCGGCGGCCATGCTCATCCTGGGCGCCGTACTCATCACGCTGTCCTCGCAGGTGAAGCTGCCGTCGCTGCTGGCACTGGGCTTCGTGGCGATGGCGCTGGGACGCCGTTGGGGTAGCACGATCCGGGCGTTCTTCCTGGCCAGCGGCCTGCTTGGGGTGCTGTCGTTGGCGGTGATGGCGCTCATCGGCTGGGCCAGCGGTCTGGGCTTCGGGTGGTTGTCGACCCTGGGCACCGCCAATGTGGTGCGCAGTTGGATGTCGCCACCGACCCTGCTGGCGTTGGGCACCGGCCAGGTGGGCATCCTGCTGGGGCTCGGCGACCACACCACCGCGATCCTGTCGCTGACCCGCAGCATCGGCGTCGGCATCATCATGGTGGTCGTCACCTGGCTGCTGCTGGCGGTGTTCCGCGGCCGGTTGCATCCGGTCGGCGGCCTCGGCGTCGCGCTCGGCGCCACGGTGCTGCTCTTTCCCGTCGTCCAGCCCTGGTACCTGCTGTGGGCGATCATCCCGCTGGCGGCCTGGGCCACCCGGCCGGGATTCCGAATAGCGGCGATCGGCGGGACCCTGATCGTCGGCATCTTCGGCCCCACCGCGAACGGGGACCGCTTCGCGCTGTTCCAAATCATCGACGCCACGCTGGCCAGCACCGTGATCGTGGCGCTGATGATCGCCCTCACCTACCACCGGCTGCCCTGGCGTGCCCTGACCGAGCGCGACGCCGACCCAGCGCCGGTGAATTCACGCAACGGTCCCCCCGACGCCTACGCTGAGTCTCCGTGA
- a CDS encoding COX15/CtaA family protein translates to MFFRRLVDLLPYPSLRVQRIVAALVILTQGGIAVTGAVVRVTASGLGCPTWPQCFPGSFTPVPHPEVARIHQMVEFGNRLITFAVVLTAIAAVLVVLRARRRREVLVYAWLMPASTVVQAVIGGITVLTGLLWWTVAIHLLASMAMVWLAVLLYVKIGEPDAGVVRHVVPKPLRQLTVLSGIALAAVLVTGTLVTAAGPHAGDKSIDRPVARLQIEIVALVHAHSSLLVAYLALLVGLGFGLLAVRASRAVLTRLTVLLVLVFAQAALGAVQFFAGVPAALVALHVAGAAVCTAATAALWASMRERTEPEPVQG, encoded by the coding sequence GTGTTCTTCCGTCGGCTGGTCGACCTGCTGCCCTATCCCAGCCTGCGCGTGCAGCGCATCGTCGCGGCCCTGGTCATCCTGACCCAGGGCGGCATCGCGGTCACCGGCGCCGTCGTGCGGGTCACCGCCTCCGGGCTCGGCTGCCCCACCTGGCCGCAGTGCTTCCCGGGCAGCTTCACCCCCGTCCCGCACCCCGAAGTGGCCCGCATCCATCAGATGGTCGAGTTCGGCAACCGGCTCATCACGTTCGCGGTGGTACTCACCGCCATCGCCGCGGTGCTGGTGGTGCTGCGGGCCCGCCGCCGGCGCGAGGTACTGGTCTACGCCTGGCTGATGCCCGCCTCGACCGTGGTCCAGGCCGTGATCGGCGGCATCACCGTCCTCACCGGCCTGCTCTGGTGGACCGTCGCGATCCATCTGCTGGCCTCGATGGCCATGGTCTGGCTGGCCGTGCTGCTCTACGTCAAGATCGGCGAACCCGATGCCGGCGTGGTCCGGCACGTCGTGCCGAAACCGTTGCGGCAGTTGACCGTCCTGAGCGGGATCGCGCTGGCCGCGGTATTGGTGACCGGCACCCTGGTCACCGCCGCCGGTCCGCATGCCGGCGACAAGAGCATCGATCGCCCGGTGGCGCGGCTGCAGATCGAGATCGTCGCGCTGGTGCACGCGCACTCGTCGCTGCTGGTCGCCTACCTGGCACTGCTGGTCGGGCTCGGCTTCGGACTGCTGGCCGTGCGGGCGTCCCGGGCGGTGCTGACCCGACTGACCGTCCTGCTGGTGCTGGTGTTCGCCCAGGCCGCGCTGGGCGCCGTCCAATTCTTCGCAGGCGTGCCGGCCGCGCTGGTCGCGCTGCACGTGGCCGGTGCCGCGGTCTGCACGGCGGCCACCGCCGCGCTATGGGCGTCGATGCGAGAGCGGACCGAGCCCGAGCCGGTCCAGGGCTGA
- a CDS encoding ABC transporter ATP-binding protein, whose product MRLRGVTKSYGATAAVSGFDLDVQRAEVLALLGPNGAGKTTTVEMCEGFIRPDAGTIEVLGLDPFTDNAQLRARIGVMLQGGGGYPAARAGEMLNLVAAYAADPLDPAWLLHTLGLADSARTTYRRLSGGQQQRLALACALVGRPELVFLDEPTAGLDAHARLVVWELINALRRDGVTIVLTTHHLQEAEELADRIVIIDRGRQVAAGTPAELTRAGAEGQLRFRAPHKLDLALLISALPENYRAAEVAAGEYLVEGPIEPQVLATVTAWCARLNVLATDMRVEQRSLEDVFLDLTGRELRQ is encoded by the coding sequence CTGCGGCTGCGCGGGGTCACCAAAAGCTACGGAGCCACCGCGGCCGTGTCGGGGTTCGACCTCGACGTGCAACGCGCCGAAGTGCTCGCGCTGCTCGGACCCAACGGCGCCGGCAAGACCACCACCGTCGAGATGTGCGAGGGCTTCATCCGTCCCGACGCCGGGACCATCGAGGTGCTCGGACTCGACCCGTTCACCGACAACGCGCAGCTGCGAGCCCGGATCGGGGTGATGTTGCAGGGTGGCGGCGGCTACCCCGCGGCGCGGGCCGGCGAGATGCTCAACCTGGTCGCCGCGTATGCCGCCGACCCGCTGGATCCGGCCTGGCTGCTCCACACGCTCGGTCTCGCCGACTCGGCGCGCACCACCTACCGCCGACTCTCCGGCGGTCAGCAGCAGCGGCTGGCCCTGGCGTGCGCCCTGGTGGGCCGCCCCGAATTGGTCTTCCTCGACGAGCCGACCGCCGGGTTGGACGCCCACGCCCGGCTGGTGGTGTGGGAGTTGATCAACGCCCTGCGGCGGGACGGCGTGACGATCGTGCTGACGACGCATCACCTGCAGGAGGCCGAGGAACTCGCGGATCGGATCGTGATCATCGACCGCGGCCGGCAGGTGGCCGCGGGCACCCCCGCCGAGTTGACCCGTGCCGGGGCCGAGGGGCAGCTGCGGTTCCGGGCACCCCACAAGTTGGACCTGGCGCTGCTGATCTCGGCGCTGCCGGAGAACTATCGGGCGGCCGAGGTGGCCGCCGGTGAGTATTTGGTCGAGGGCCCCATCGAACCGCAGGTGCTGGCAACGGTCACCGCGTGGTGCGCGCGGCTGAACGTGCTGGCCACCGATATGCGGGTCGAGCAGCGCAGCCTGGAGGACGTCTTCCTCGACCTCACCGGACGGGAGTTGCGGCAATGA
- a CDS encoding helix-turn-helix transcriptional regulator, producing the protein MKIRPTVQRALDAPLHAQDGDTRSAIVRLLLESGPVTASQVSAQLGLSAAGVRRHLDALIEAGDAQANAAAAWQQAGRGRPAKRYQLTAAGRAKLEHTYDDLASAAMRQLREIGGEQAIRQFARSRIDTILAGVDPVTSDRDEDVEAGAERVAEALSQAGYATTTSRVQGPIEGVQICQHHCPVSHVAAEFPELCDAEKAAMADLLGTHVQRLSTIVNGDVACTTHVPLSPVRA; encoded by the coding sequence GTGAAAATACGTCCGACGGTTCAGCGCGCACTCGATGCGCCGCTGCATGCCCAGGACGGTGACACCCGCAGCGCCATCGTCCGGCTACTGCTGGAGTCCGGACCCGTCACCGCCAGCCAGGTCAGCGCGCAGCTTGGATTGTCCGCGGCGGGCGTCCGTCGTCACCTCGACGCATTGATCGAGGCCGGCGACGCCCAAGCGAACGCCGCGGCGGCCTGGCAGCAGGCGGGCCGGGGTCGCCCGGCCAAGCGTTATCAACTCACCGCGGCCGGGCGCGCCAAGCTCGAGCACACCTACGACGACCTGGCGTCGGCGGCCATGCGTCAGCTCCGAGAAATCGGTGGTGAGCAGGCCATTCGTCAGTTCGCGCGGAGCCGGATCGACACCATCCTGGCAGGGGTGGACCCGGTGACGAGCGACCGTGACGAAGACGTCGAGGCAGGCGCCGAGCGGGTTGCCGAAGCGCTGAGTCAGGCCGGATACGCCACCACCACCTCGCGGGTGCAGGGACCCATCGAGGGTGTGCAGATCTGCCAGCATCACTGCCCGGTGTCCCACGTCGCCGCGGAGTTCCCTGAACTGTGTGACGCCGAAAAGGCCGCGATGGCCGACCTGCTCGGCACCCACGTGCAGCGTCTGTCGACGATCGTCAACGGGGATGTTGCGTGTACCACCCATGTGCCGCTGAGTCCGGTACGGGCTTAG
- a CDS encoding ABC transporter permease, whose amino-acid sequence MSETLFPAGTFTPDPRPNTVARMLFAQFGLELKLLLRNGEQLLLTMFIPITLLVGLVLLPLGSFGDDRPAVFVPAIMALALISTAFTGQAIAVAFDRRYGALKRLGATALPVWGIIAGKSMAVVAVVFLQAVLLGGIGLALGWRPDPMGLLLGAVIIALGTVCFAALGLLLGGTLRAEIVLAAANLLWFVFAGFGALTLETEAVPTALQWIARLTPAGALTESLTQAMTVSVDWFGVAVLTVWGVLAAVCAVRWFRFT is encoded by the coding sequence ATGAGCGAAACGCTGTTCCCAGCAGGAACATTCACCCCGGATCCGCGACCGAACACGGTCGCCAGGATGCTGTTTGCGCAATTCGGCCTCGAACTCAAGCTGTTGTTGCGCAACGGCGAGCAGCTGCTGTTGACCATGTTCATCCCGATCACCCTGCTGGTGGGCCTGGTCCTGCTGCCACTGGGATCCTTCGGCGACGACCGCCCGGCGGTGTTCGTGCCGGCCATCATGGCGCTGGCGCTGATCTCGACCGCCTTCACCGGGCAGGCCATCGCGGTGGCCTTCGACCGGCGCTACGGCGCCCTCAAACGCCTGGGCGCGACCGCGCTGCCGGTGTGGGGCATCATCGCCGGCAAGTCGATGGCCGTGGTCGCGGTGGTGTTCCTGCAGGCGGTGCTGCTGGGCGGCATCGGATTGGCGCTGGGCTGGCGGCCGGACCCGATGGGGTTGCTGTTGGGTGCGGTCATCATCGCGCTCGGCACCGTCTGCTTCGCCGCGCTCGGCCTGCTGTTGGGCGGGACCCTGCGCGCCGAGATCGTGCTGGCCGCCGCCAACCTGTTGTGGTTCGTGTTCGCGGGCTTCGGCGCGCTGACGCTGGAGACCGAGGCCGTTCCCACCGCGTTGCAGTGGATCGCCCGCCTCACCCCGGCCGGCGCGCTCACCGAGTCGCTGACCCAGGCCATGACGGTGTCGGTGGACTGGTTCGGGGTCGCGGTGCTCACGGTGTGGGGCGTGCTGGCCGCGGTGTGCGCGGTGCGCTGGTTCCGCTTCACCTGA